Within the Oncorhynchus clarkii lewisi isolate Uvic-CL-2024 chromosome 2, UVic_Ocla_1.0, whole genome shotgun sequence genome, the region gtattcagcatttcactgtaaggtctactacacctgttgtattcagcatttcactgtaaggtctactacacctgttgtattcagcatttcactgtgaggtctactacacctgttgtattcagcatttcactgtaaggtctactacacctgttgtattcagcattacactgtaaggtctactacacctgttgtattcagcatttcactgtaaggtctactacacctgttgtattcagcatttcactgtaagatctactacacctgttgtattcagcatttcactgtaagatctactacacctgttgtattcagcatttcactgtaaggtctacctacacctgttgtattcagctttcactgtaaggtctactacacctgttgtattcagcatttcactgtaaggtgaactgTAACATTTGATTTAGAGGGATACAGGGTGTGTACATTATTAGGCTTTTGCGTCAGgtcagacctaaaaaaaaaaatacctggTCCAACTGAGGTCCTGTCCTTCTTACCTGGAATCTCTGTTTCTTCTCTGTCATCTCAGTCACTCTGCTGATTAAAGACTGTTCCGCTCCCTGCATCTTCTTCATCTCCTGTTTCAGGTTCCCCTGCAAGACAAAAGCACAGTGCCGTCATCCTGCCGTCAATAGAAAACATGCTTTAGCTCTCTGGAACACGTATTTATACTATAACACGTGTGATATGTTTATTCACCACTAACGATCCTTAGACAACATTAATACTACGGCTCATACAACTGGGATGTGATCAGGTATTTTTGTGGTGTGTTGGTATGTGTGTTTGGTAAACACTCCTCTGTTTCTCACCCTCAGCTCCCTCTCGGCCTCTCTGATGCTGACGCAAGCGTGGTCCCGGTGCGACCCGATCACGGTACacacggtacagacacacacactacactgacggCAGTAGATTCGGTTCATCTCCTGGTGTTCCGGGCACCTGATGACAATGTAAGTTATACTTCAGCTTGCTGCCAGTTGTTTAATGATTTGTCatataataaattaaataaaacaattgtcAACTTTAAATGAAATGTTGAAACACAAAGTATTTACAGGAATTCAAGACTTTACTGCAAATACCGTCCAAAGTTGTTAGGAATTTCACTTTGTGCAGCTCAGAAAAGGAAATTCAACTGAGATTCTCCCCAAATAAGAGTGAAACTTTACCTCCAGGGTGAGGTGTCCTCCACACCAGGGTGTGCCAGGGTGTGGCTCTGGAAGACAGGGGACTCCAGGTGAGGCCGGAGGTGGTCGGAGCACATGGAGGCtccacacaccaggcaggtcttcACCGTAGGGAGAGAGCCCTGGCT harbors:
- the LOC139376356 gene encoding E3 ubiquitin/ISG15 ligase TRIM25-like isoform X2, with the protein product MCSDHLRPHLESPVFQSHTLAHPGVEDTSPWRCPEHQEMNRIYCRQCSVCVCTVCTVIGSHRDHACVSIREAERELRGNLKQEMKKMQGAEQSLISRVTEMTEKKQRFQVSSTT